Sequence from the Candidatus Marsarchaeota archaeon genome:
CTGTCAAGAAGACTTTCATACTTGCAATACCTGGCAAAAGCAGGAAAAAACGTCTTGACATAGATTTTGTGCTGTATGGCAGGAACCCAAACAACAACGTTGGCAAAGAAAGCCAATCGCCAAAATATGCGATGCTGTCCTTGAGTGAAAACGAGTATATAGGTGGCAATGAACTATCTGCAATAATCAACGAGGCTAAAGAAAGGGCGCTGGAACTTGTTATAGCAATAGCCGACAGGGAAACTGCTGTTACATACTACAAGATAAAGCGCATAGATCTTCCAAAGAGCGAGTACGAATATTATGAGATAGACTGGATGCAGCCTTAACCGTACAGAATCTTAATAAGTTTTTGTGTTTCAAGTGAATAACGACTTTATATGCTATATATAAAGAAGGGCATAGAATTTCCCACAGATTCGATTGAGATTGCGAATAAGCTAATTTTTAACAAAGATTCGCAAAACAAGCAGCCAAACCTGTACGGCATGCTGCGCTTTGTTGAAAGCAGGTACAGGATAACAAAAATGCCGATAATTAACGGCAAAGGCCCAATAAGGCTAGTTGGGGTATGCTACACCGTTGACAAGGACCTTGAAGGGAAAATATTCAATATTGACATAGTTGAAGATAGGAATATAAACATAGGAACATACAGAACTGAGCAGCCGTCAAACCTGTTTGGCATGTTTTCCGATGCAAATTCAGATATTGCAATCAAGGTTTTTAAAACACTGGTAAGGGATGAAAGCCTAGTTGGAGTTCCAAATGATTTTAAGGGCCAGTCATTTGAAATGAAAAAGCGCACCTTTCTACTAAAAGAGAACCCTGTCTTAAAAGATTATGGCAGTCTTGAGCGAAAGTGACGGGCCCAGGGGGATTTGGACCCCCGACCTACTGGTTAAGAGCCAGCCGCTCTACCAAACTGAGCTATGGGCCCAATATTGCGTATGTTGTTTGTAGCGACATTATAAAATCTTTTTCATCGCATCGCTTACTCGCTTAACAAATTTTCGTTTGCATGCAACTATAATTATTTTCCGCCTTTCTTGTATCATTGACAGTGTTTTAAATATCTGCGACAATTCGTCAAAATGCCTTATGCTAGAATCCTCTTTGAACACTATGTTTATCGGGTTTTCAGCAGCCTTAAACGGAATTATATCTGCTATATACTCGCTTTCCTTTAAGCCTGCCTTTTCAACAGCTTCGCATAATTCCGGAATTTTTATGCTACCCTTAAAATTTGGGTAATAGTATGCTCTTTTAAACAGCTTCCTATTAAGCAAGTCGTTTATCATTTGCTTAGACGCGTCAATGGCTGATAAAGCATTCAAAGCTTTGGTATCGTCATAGTAAACGAATTCGTACGGGTCTACACTGCCGGATTCCAGAGCCAGAGCCAGCGCTTTCTTGTACATTCCATTGGCTATCAGGCATGCATGGTGGAAATACACCGAAGAGTACATATAGTACCTTGCGGCCAAAAATGACTCCACAGCCTCAATCCCGTTGTCGAATACTGCTGGCTCGCCCATTGCGTATGTTATGACGTTTCTAAGCCTGTAGTAGTCTATCACGCCGTAGGCAACTCCTGTGTAATAAGCATCCCTCATCAAGTAATCTATCCTGTCAGAGCCTATCGCTCCTGTGATTATCTTGCCGTACGAGTTACCATCGAAATAGTTTAGCACTTTCTTCTTTGACAAGCCAAAAGAGCTTAGGCAGTCAAGCATGCCTGTATCTGTAATTATCTTCCTGCCAATATCCTCGTGCAGCATCTTTGTCTTGGCGTATATTGGCCCTTCAGATTCATGTGACATTGGCATATGGCCGACATCATGCAGCAGGCCAGCAATACACAGCTCTTCATTTTCCTCAATAAGAAGCCGTTTTGAAATCTCATTTGTTATGCTCCATGTTCCAAGCGAATGCTCAAATCTGGTATGGTGGGCGCCGGGAAAGACGAGATATGAGAAGCCCAATTGCTTTACATAGCGCAACCTTTGGAATCTTTCATCTTCGATAAGCTTAGCTACAACCCCATTAAGCCTCAAGTCCCCAGACACAGGGTCTCGTATATAAAATGCCTTTTTCCTGATTTTCATTTCAAACGCTTGTTTTGTGCAATCTAAGTTTAAAGGTTGCAAGCAGCACGATTGCAATAATACATACGTCTAGCGTTGTGCAGTAGATACAAATCTTGCCGATAAGGTACTGCGCAGTAAAAGAGTACCCCACTCCGAATAACCCCACAATATACCATATCGGAGCCAGGAATGCAGTTAGTTCATCCCGCTTATATGAAATGACTAGCATTATCACGACCCATGCAAGCCCAAGAAAAGCAATAGGAATTCCGAAAACACTTGAGAAATTGCTTGACAGTACCTGCGCGCAATCCACTATTCCTGTATCCGGGCATGCGAGCACACCATTGTCAAAATGCTCCACGCTGAGGTATACGCTATCCAGCAGGGC
This genomic interval carries:
- a CDS encoding HD domain-containing protein, which produces MKIRKKAFYIRDPVSGDLRLNGVVAKLIEDERFQRLRYVKQLGFSYLVFPGAHHTRFEHSLGTWSITNEISKRLLIEENEELCIAGLLHDVGHMPMSHESEGPIYAKTKMLHEDIGRKIITDTGMLDCLSSFGLSKKKVLNYFDGNSYGKIITGAIGSDRIDYLMRDAYYTGVAYGVIDYYRLRNVITYAMGEPAVFDNGIEAVESFLAARYYMYSSVYFHHACLIANGMYKKALALALESGSVDPYEFVYYDDTKALNALSAIDASKQMINDLLNRKLFKRAYYYPNFKGSIKIPELCEAVEKAGLKESEYIADIIPFKAAENPINIVFKEDSSIRHFDELSQIFKTLSMIQERRKIIIVACKRKFVKRVSDAMKKIL
- a CDS encoding vitamin K epoxide reductase family protein; translation: MKFSNAIFIVFVAIALLDSVYLSVEHFDNGVLACPDTGIVDCAQVLSSNFSSVFGIPIAFLGLAWVVIMLVISYKRDELTAFLAPIWYIVGLFGVGYSFTAQYLIGKICIYCTTLDVCIIAIVLLATFKLRLHKTSV